A genomic segment from Drosophila miranda strain MSH22 chromosome 3, D.miranda_PacBio2.1, whole genome shotgun sequence encodes:
- the LOC108157957 gene encoding uncharacterized protein LOC108157957 → MSESRAAHTARAATSPTPSEAGRAQRMSCSSSETDENSISHPPPPESHQEKEEEPDYAVIDECRRRVGDIEIEDVPLIMSATPLQPRNKQQCIAQIIKSELRRPSHVLVKSKSVLEKQEPSCILRHNQRCELEFTVVRSDSISCALMAYGSAPVTCDRVQAEGANSEPQILPGDVPGADTSGCIPKEEAS, encoded by the exons ATGTCCGAGAGCCGAGCGGCACACACGGCCCGGGCCGCCACCAGTCCCACGCCCAGCGAGGCGGGACGGGCTCAGCGGATGAGCTGCTCCTCCAGCGAAACGGACGAAAACTCGATCAGCCACCCGCCGCCGCCGGAGTCGCATCAGGAGAAGGAAGAAGAGCCTGACTACGCGGTCATTGACGAGTGCCGGCGCCGCGTCGGTGACATCGAAATCGAGGACGTGCCGCTGATCATGAGCGCCACGCCTTTGCAGCCCCGCAATAAGCAGCAATGCATAGCACAGATCATCAAGAGCGAGCTGCGACGCCCGTCCCATGTGCTGGTAAAGTCCAAGTCTGTGCTGGAGAAGCAGGAGCCCAGCTGCATCCTACGCCACAATCAGCGTTGCGAGCTGGAGTTCACTGTGGTGCGCAGCGACAGCATCAGCTGTGCCCTTATGGCTTATGGCAGCGCCCCCGTCACCTGCGATCGTGTCCAAGCTGAAGGAGCGAATTCTGAACCGCAAATTTTACCGGGTGACGTCCCCGGTGCAGATACCAGCGGCTGCATCCCCAAAGAAG AAGCAAGCTAA